A stretch of the Macaca mulatta isolate MMU2019108-1 chromosome 16, T2T-MMU8v2.0, whole genome shotgun sequence genome encodes the following:
- the NKIRAS2 gene encoding NF-kappa-B inhibitor-interacting Ras-like protein 2 isoform X1 — MGKSCKVVVCGQASVGKTSILEQLLYGNHVVGSEMIETQEDIYVGSIETDRGVREQVRFYDTRGLRDGAELPRHCFSCTDGYVLVYSTDSRESFQRVELLKKEIDKSKDKKEVTIVVLGNKCDLQEQRRVDPDVAQHWAKSEKVKLWEVSVADRRSLLEPFVYLASKMTQPQSKSAFPLSRKNKGSGSLDG; from the exons ATGGGGAAGAGCTGCAAGGTGGTCGTGTGTGGCCAGGCGTCTGTGGGCAAAACTTCAATCCTGGAGCAGCTTCTGTATGGGAACCATGTGGTGG GTTCAGAGATGATCGAGACGCAGGAAGACATCTACGTGGGCTCCATTGAGACAGACCGAGGGGTGCGAGAGCAGGTGCGTTTCTACGACACCCGGGGGCTCCGAGATGGGGCCGAACTGCCCCGACACTGCTTCTCTTGCACTGATGGCTACGTCCTGGTCTACAGCACAGATAGCAGAGAGTCTTTTCAGCGTGTGGAGCTGCTCAAGAAGGAGATTGACAAATCCAAGGACAAGAAGGAG GTCACCATCGTGGTCCTTGGCAACAAGTGTGACTTACAGGAGCAGCGGCGTGTAGACCCAGATGTGGCTCAGCATTGGGCCAAGTCAGAGAAGGTGAAGCTGTGGGAGGTGTCAGTGGCGGACCGGCGCTCCCTCCTGGAGCCCTTCGTCTACCTGGCCAGCAAGATGACGCAACCCCAGAGCAAGTCTGCCTTCCCCCTCAGCCGGAAGAACAAGGGCAGTGGCTCCTTGGATGGCTGA
- the NKIRAS2 gene encoding NF-kappa-B inhibitor-interacting Ras-like protein 2 isoform X3, whose translation MGKSCKVVVCGQASVGKTSILEQLLYGNHVVGSEMIETQEDIYVGSIETDRGVREQVTIVVLGNKCDLQEQRRVDPDVAQHWAKSEKVKLWEVSVADRRSLLEPFVYLASKMTQPQSKSAFPLSRKNKGSGSLDG comes from the exons ATGGGGAAGAGCTGCAAGGTGGTCGTGTGTGGCCAGGCGTCTGTGGGCAAAACTTCAATCCTGGAGCAGCTTCTGTATGGGAACCATGTGGTGG GTTCAGAGATGATCGAGACGCAGGAAGACATCTACGTGGGCTCCATTGAGACAGACCGAGGGGTGCGAGAGCAG GTCACCATCGTGGTCCTTGGCAACAAGTGTGACTTACAGGAGCAGCGGCGTGTAGACCCAGATGTGGCTCAGCATTGGGCCAAGTCAGAGAAGGTGAAGCTGTGGGAGGTGTCAGTGGCGGACCGGCGCTCCCTCCTGGAGCCCTTCGTCTACCTGGCCAGCAAGATGACGCAACCCCAGAGCAAGTCTGCCTTCCCCCTCAGCCGGAAGAACAAGGGCAGTGGCTCCTTGGATGGCTGA
- the NKIRAS2 gene encoding NF-kappa-B inhibitor-interacting Ras-like protein 2 isoform X2, with amino-acid sequence MGKSCKVVVCGQASVGKTSILEQLLYGNHVVEMIETQEDIYVGSIETDRGVREQVRFYDTRGLRDGAELPRHCFSCTDGYVLVYSTDSRESFQRVELLKKEIDKSKDKKEVTIVVLGNKCDLQEQRRVDPDVAQHWAKSEKVKLWEVSVADRRSLLEPFVYLASKMTQPQSKSAFPLSRKNKGSGSLDG; translated from the exons ATGGGGAAGAGCTGCAAGGTGGTCGTGTGTGGCCAGGCGTCTGTGGGCAAAACTTCAATCCTGGAGCAGCTTCTGTATGGGAACCATGTGGTGG AGATGATCGAGACGCAGGAAGACATCTACGTGGGCTCCATTGAGACAGACCGAGGGGTGCGAGAGCAGGTGCGTTTCTACGACACCCGGGGGCTCCGAGATGGGGCCGAACTGCCCCGACACTGCTTCTCTTGCACTGATGGCTACGTCCTGGTCTACAGCACAGATAGCAGAGAGTCTTTTCAGCGTGTGGAGCTGCTCAAGAAGGAGATTGACAAATCCAAGGACAAGAAGGAG GTCACCATCGTGGTCCTTGGCAACAAGTGTGACTTACAGGAGCAGCGGCGTGTAGACCCAGATGTGGCTCAGCATTGGGCCAAGTCAGAGAAGGTGAAGCTGTGGGAGGTGTCAGTGGCGGACCGGCGCTCCCTCCTGGAGCCCTTCGTCTACCTGGCCAGCAAGATGACGCAACCCCAGAGCAAGTCTGCCTTCCCCCTCAGCCGGAAGAACAAGGGCAGTGGCTCCTTGGATGGCTGA
- the ZNF385C gene encoding zinc finger protein 385C isoform X15 has translation MDPVQKAVISHTFGVPSPLKKKLFISCNICHLRFNSANQAEAHYKGHKHARKLKAVEAAKSKQRPHTPAQDGAVVSPIPTLASGAPGEQQSKAVPAVPPLGSPLQPPPTPDPTSREPAHEELLDAASSSSSSSSCPPCSPEPGREAPGPEPAAAAVGSSVSGEGRSEKGHLYCPTCKVTVNSASQLQAHNTGAKHRWMTEGQRAAPRRSRGRPVSRGGAGHKAKRVTGGRGGRQGPSPAFHCALCQLQVNSETQLKQHMSSRRHKDRLAGKPPKPSSQHSKLQKHAALAVSILKSKLALQKQLTKTLAARFLPSPLPTAATAICALPGPLALRPAPTAATTLFPAPILGPALFRTPAGAVRPATGPIVLAPY, from the exons ATGGACCCGGTCCAGAAAGCTGTCATCAGCCACACGTTTGGGGTCCCCTCCCCTCTGAAGAAGAAACTCTTCATTTCCTGTAACATCTGTCACCTAAGGTTCAACTCAGCG AACCAGGCCGAGGCACATTATAAAGGCCACAAACACGCCAGAAAACTCAAGGCTGTTGAGGCTGCCAAGAGCAAGCAGAGGCCACACACCCCGGCCCAGGATGGGGCTGTAGTGTCCCCAATCCCAACGCTGGCCAGTGGAGCCCCTGGAGAGCAACAGAGTAAAG CAGTTCCTGCAGTCCCACCTCTTGGGTCTCCACTCCAGCCACCACCAACTCCGGACCCTACATCCAGGGAGCCAGCCCACGAAGAGCTCTTGGATGCTGCCTCCTCCTcgtcctcttcttcctcctgcccaCCTTGCTCCCCAGAGCCTGGGAGAGAGGCACCAGGGCCTGAGCCAGCGGCAGCTGCCGTGGGAAGCAGCGTGAGTGGGGAAGGCAGGAGTGAGAAGGGGCACCTCTACTGCCCCACGTGTAAGGTGACAGTGAACTCGGCCTCCCAGCTTCAGGCTCACAACACAG GAGCCAAGCACCGGTGGATGACGGAGGGTCAGCGAGCGGCTCCCCGGAGGAGCCGGGGCCGCCCGGTGTCCAGGGGAGGCGCCGGACACAAGGCCAAGAGAGTGACAGGGGGCAGGGGCGGCCGGCAGGGGCCCAGCCCTGCTTTCCACTGTGCTCTCTGTCAGCTCCAGGTCAATTCAGAGACCCAACTCAAGCAG CACATGAGCAGCAGGAGGCACAAAGACCGCCTGGCCGGGAAGCCCCCCAAGCCCTCCAGCCAGCACAGCAAGCTGCAGAAGCACGCAGCGCTGGCTGTGAGTATCCTCAAG TCTAAACTGGCCTTGCAGAAGCAACTCACCAAGACGCTGGCAGCCCGCTTCCTGCCCAGCCCGCTCCCCACCGCAGCCACTGCCATCTGTGCCCTGCCAGGGCCCCTGGCCCTCCGCCCTGCCCCTACAGCAGCCACTACCCTCTTCCCAGCTCCAATCCTGGGCCCAGCTCTGTTTCGCACCCCAGCAGGAGCTGTCCGCCCTGCCACAGGACCTATCGTTCTTGCCCCTTATTAG